A single region of the Cucumis melo cultivar AY chromosome 3, USDA_Cmelo_AY_1.0, whole genome shotgun sequence genome encodes:
- the LOC127148722 gene encoding uncharacterized protein LOC127148722 isoform X1 produces MRWHNRRRFTATGPPIEQFDMDVTQEYINWYKNISKLYITQPGAAMSHLRSNNIRLRNVADDPQQVLNICNDNEQYMENIHYMYDVPTVPAPVQRRRPLVQEPDQLEEVDQHGEEVPPMTQTQSEHNYVSPVMMMPTFGTTYYDSEVGQSSDFGRGYYNSEAGQSSTDFGQQYYDLGSDPSSSYMHGHGRGRGEHNEYLYYEVPAAVPEQSNELQQQENAAVPGQSDEQQQQENQEEIQQQRVQSRRRQPARNRRRPGCGTH; encoded by the exons ATGCGATGGCATAATCGCAGAAGGTTTACTGCTACGGGACCTCCAATTGAGCAGTTTGATATGGATGTAACTCAAGAATACATCAATTGGTACAAAAACATTAGCAAGCTCTATATCACCCAACCGGGAGCTGCTATGAGTCATCTG aGATCAAACAATATTAGACTTCGGAATGTTGCAGATGATCCACAACAGGTTCTAAATATATGCAACGATAACGAGCAGTATATGGAGAACATCCACTATATGTACGATGTCCCTACTGTACCTGCTCCTGTTCAGAGGAGACGTCCTCTAGTGCAAGAGCCTGATCAATTGGAAGAAGTTGACCAACACGGGGAAGAAGTGCCTCCAATGACACAAACACAAAGCGAGCATAATTACGTTAGTCCAGTAATGATGATGCCAACATTTGGAACGACATATTATGATTCAGAAGTCGGTCAATCGTCAGACTTTGGAAGAGGATATTACAATTCAGAGGCAGGTCAATCATCAACGGACTTTGGGCAACAATACTATGATTTAGGGAGCGATCCATCGTCTTCATACATGCATGGTCACGGGCGTGGTCGTGGAGAACATAATGAATATTTGTACTACGAAGTGCCTGCAGCGGTACCCGAGCAATCAAATGAGCTACAGCAACAAGAGAATGCAGCAGTACCCGGACAATCAGAtgagcaacaacaacaagagaATCAGGAGGAAATACAACAACAGAGAGTTCAAAGTCGACGACGACAACCGGCTAGAAATCGTCGACGTCCAGGTTGTGGaacacattga
- the LOC127148722 gene encoding uncharacterized protein LOC127148722 isoform X2, translating into MDVTQEYINWYKNISKLYITQPGAAMSHLRSNNIRLRNVADDPQQVLNICNDNEQYMENIHYMYDVPTVPAPVQRRRPLVQEPDQLEEVDQHGEEVPPMTQTQSEHNYVSPVMMMPTFGTTYYDSEVGQSSDFGRGYYNSEAGQSSTDFGQQYYDLGSDPSSSYMHGHGRGRGEHNEYLYYEVPAAVPEQSNELQQQENAAVPGQSDEQQQQENQEEIQQQRVQSRRRQPARNRRRPGCGTH; encoded by the exons ATGGATGTAACTCAAGAATACATCAATTGGTACAAAAACATTAGCAAGCTCTATATCACCCAACCGGGAGCTGCTATGAGTCATCTG aGATCAAACAATATTAGACTTCGGAATGTTGCAGATGATCCACAACAGGTTCTAAATATATGCAACGATAACGAGCAGTATATGGAGAACATCCACTATATGTACGATGTCCCTACTGTACCTGCTCCTGTTCAGAGGAGACGTCCTCTAGTGCAAGAGCCTGATCAATTGGAAGAAGTTGACCAACACGGGGAAGAAGTGCCTCCAATGACACAAACACAAAGCGAGCATAATTACGTTAGTCCAGTAATGATGATGCCAACATTTGGAACGACATATTATGATTCAGAAGTCGGTCAATCGTCAGACTTTGGAAGAGGATATTACAATTCAGAGGCAGGTCAATCATCAACGGACTTTGGGCAACAATACTATGATTTAGGGAGCGATCCATCGTCTTCATACATGCATGGTCACGGGCGTGGTCGTGGAGAACATAATGAATATTTGTACTACGAAGTGCCTGCAGCGGTACCCGAGCAATCAAATGAGCTACAGCAACAAGAGAATGCAGCAGTACCCGGACAATCAGAtgagcaacaacaacaagagaATCAGGAGGAAATACAACAACAGAGAGTTCAAAGTCGACGACGACAACCGGCTAGAAATCGTCGACGTCCAGGTTGTGGaacacattga